One genomic segment of Misgurnus anguillicaudatus chromosome 23, ASM2758022v2, whole genome shotgun sequence includes these proteins:
- the LOC129453532 gene encoding uncharacterized protein, producing the protein MARLCSGVFLLLVTASIGSALDWNLLQVHLKPAANITVCEGDSIQINCTWNEMQGKVSWHFNSTYKNCESKKIGENSSFFVQQNNSTLSTFENSSVKITDSGWYFCKVTFDIPVLRTKCSDGLYILVEPNSTQDPTQTPTQNQTTTNSPTVCSPRAEPTKPTIENWWIWIWVAVAVGCVVLIIIVVAICLLSCKTKEAIYENTALQKSSCWRQDRSRKDACNVPPSKKVETIKPLRKYDTLSENRYHRP; encoded by the exons ATGGCTCGGCTGTGCAGTGGAGTCTTTTTACTGCTAGTAACGG CCTCGATTGGGAGTGCACTTGACTGGAACCTTTTACAAGTCCATCTGAAACCGGCAGCAAACATTACAGTTTGTGAAGGGGATTCGATTCAAATTAACTGCACTTGGAATGAAATGCAAGGGAAAGTGAGCTGGCACTTTAACTCAACCTATAAAAACTGTGAGTCAAAGAAGATAGGCGAAAACTCATCCTTCTTTGTTCAACAAAATAACAGCACTTTGTCAACGTTTGAAAACTCTTCCGTAAAGATCACTGACAGCGGATGGTACTTTTGCAAAGTCACCTTTGATATTCCTGTTCTCAGAACTAAATGCAGTGATGGACTTTATATTCTGGTTG AACCAAACAGCACCCAGGATCCAACTCAGACACCAACTCAAAACCAAACTACCACAAATTCACCAACAGTTTGTTCCCCCAGag CTGAACCGACCAAGCCAACAATTGAAAATTGGTGGATATGGATATGGGTAGCGGTGGCTGTTGGATGCGTAGTACTAATTATAATAGTTGTTGCCATATGCCTGTTATCATGCAAAACCAAAG AGGCCATTTATGAAAATACAGCACTGCAGAAATCCAGCTGTTGGCGACAGGATCGGAGTCGGAAGGACGCATGCAACGTGCCACCGTCCAAAAAAGTCGAAACCATTAAACCTCTGAggaaatatgacacactttctgAAAACAGATACCACAGACCTTAA